A single Lactuca sativa cultivar Salinas chromosome 8, Lsat_Salinas_v11, whole genome shotgun sequence DNA region contains:
- the LOC111884812 gene encoding 6,7-dimethyl-8-ribityllumazine synthase, chloroplastic, with the protein MAATTTASSTFIHLLHDDTSSLLSSRGTRLRSSSLALLPTRRTSSTSHLIQFSPKCLANPLFVTATTAEKKKSPFQTEAVRQLTGFLTKAEGFRFAIVVARFNEIVTRPLMDGALDTLKKYSVKEEDIDVVWVPGSFEIGLVAEKLGKSGKYHAILCIGAVVRGDTTHYDAVANSAASGVLSAGLNSGVPCIFGVLTCEDMDQALNRAGGKAGNKGSEAALTAIEMASLFEHHLKD; encoded by the exons ATGGCGGCCACTACCACAGCTTCTTCAACATTTATCCATCTTCTTCACGATGATACCTCATCGTTATTATCTTCAAGGGGAACACGTCTTCGCTCTTCATCACTTGCCCTTCTCCCTACACGTAGAACTTCCTCTACATCTCACCTGATCCAGTTTTCCCCAAAAT GTTTGGCAAACCCGCTATTTGTAACGGCAACCACGGCAGAGAAGAAGAAATCACCCTTTCAAACAGAAGCTGTTCGTCAATTGACCGGTTTCCTGACCAAGGCTGAGGGTTTTCGCTTTGCTATC GTAGTTGCAAGGTTTAATGAAATTGTCACAAGGCCTTTGATGGATGGTGCTTTGGACACATTGAAGAAGTATTCAGTGAAGGAAGAAGATATTGAT GTCGTTTGGGTTCCTGGTAGTTTTGAGATTGGTTTGGTTGCTGAAAAGCTTGGAAAATCAGGAAAATATCATGCAATCTTGTGTATAGGAGCTGTG GTTAGAGGTGATACTACCCACTATGATGCTGTTGCTAATTCAGCTGCATCTGGAGTCCTTTCTGCTGGACTTAATTCAG GTGTTCCTTGCATATTTGGAGTCTTGACATGTGAAGACATGGATCAg GCCTTGAATCGTGCAGGTGGTAAAGCAGGGAATAAGGGATCTGAGGCAGCTTTGACTGCT ATTGAGATGGCATCTCTTTTTGAGCATCATCTCAAGGATTAA